The DNA sequence acaaaatatacaacaattatttaaagaattatagatagactacccctggatgcaaccgctttgtcagattttaaaatagctttacggagaaagcacatttttcaatattctgagtacatagctcaaccatcacagcaagctatacagacacccgccaagttcggggcaacctaaactcagaattagtattagaaatattgtcttaactttgctgatcttcgtcagaatgcactcccaggactgctacttccacaataaatgttgtttttgtttgaaataatccatatttatgtcaatACCTCcgtttttgttcgtgcgtacagatcacttatccaaaggcataacgtgcgagcgcggtaccagagacaaagtcaaaatgttccattaccgtacttagaagcatgtcaaacgctgtttaaaatcaatctttttggtatttttaacgtaaaattgcgataatattccaaccggacaatagcatacccattcaagaagaaaaagaaggaacggcacgcTCGCgggactgcgcatatccaatcccttttgtccacaggcagtccactgattgactgagctcctattatctgcccagtgacaggagaatgctgaaagaactttctgaaggctgttgacagccaattgaagccttaggaagtgcaacgtgaccccacagaaactgtagtttcgatagagaatcaaaagaactacaattctgacttcctccacttcctggttggatttttctcaggtttttgcctgccatatgagttctgttatactcacagacaccattcaaacaattttagacacttcagagtgttttctatccaaatctactaataatatgcatattctagtttctgggcaagagtagtaaccagtttaatttgggtacgttttttcatccggccgtgaaaatactgccccctacaccccaacaggttaagggtttgtaagtaagcatttcacggtaaagtgtaCACTtattgtatttggtgcatgtgacaaataaagtttgattttgatttgaactcACACTTCTAGTATGAATAAGTAATATTCATTTTTCCATAGGGGGAAACGGCTCCAACTCACGATGGAAGACTGCTTGCACACTTCTTCAGAGAACCTGTCTAAGTTGGTCCGCTGGGCCCACAGTCACGGCACCATCTGTGCTCTCATCCCGAACCTCAAACACCTGCTCACCGAGGGTTCCCATGGGACCCTGACCGCCATGTGGGGGTGCAGCGCGGGCCACGCCTACCACTGGCCCCTCCCCGCCACCTGTAAGACAGGCCAGAAGGTGGGTGTGTTTTTAGTTCCAGATGTTTGTGATTTTTGACTGTTCTATTGACAAGCTGAACATGTTTGGGTTGGCAAGAGGGCagaaacagactggaacccaggttAGGCATTTATGGCACTaaactcagtggccagtttacaccaccccgttcacaaaaatggtttgctcctacagacagtgagtcacgtggcttgttatataaagcaggcaggcaggcatcaaggcattcagttactgttttattgaatgttagaatgggcaaaacaagtgacctatACGACTGAGCGTGGTATGATTGTCGGTGTCAGGTGTGCCAGTTCCAATGTGCCGGTTCTCAGAAatggccggcctcctgggctttttacgcacgacagtgtctagggtttaccgagaatggtgcgattTAAACAAAAAATATCTGGTCAGTGGCAATCCTGTTGccaaaaacagctcgttgatgagatgtcgaaggagaatggcaagaatcgtgcaagctaaaaGGCGGTCAACGAACGGGCAAATAACCGTGCAGTACAACGGTGGTGTGCAGAAACGGCATCTCGGattggctattgcagcagacgaccacaccaggttccaTTCCTATCAGCTATAAACAAGAAGAAGAGGCTCCAGTGGACacaccatcaccaacactggacaatagagaagtggaaaaacattgcctggtccgatgAATCCCGGTTCCTTTTGTCAAGCTGATGGCGCTCAGTATTTAGCGTAAGCGGCAGAGCGCTCTGTAAGCAGTATGAgtcatggccccatcctgcctggtgtcaacactACCGGCTGGTGGCGGTGGTTTAATGGAGTGGGGAATGTTTCCCTGGCACGCCTTAGGTCCATTGATACCGATTGAGCAACTTTCCATGCCCTGACGAAGTCTGGCttttctggaggcaaaggggagtCCGACCCGGTACTATACGAGTTTATAGGTAAACTGTCCACTGAGTGTATGTCTTTCTGTAAATAAtggggccaatgtgtgacattggCCCCAGGACTGTACGACACCACAGGGCTGGGACTGTACGACACCACAGGGCTGGGACTGTACGACACCACAGGTCTAGGACTGTACGACACCACAGGTCTGGGACTGTACGACACCACAGGTCTGGGACTGTACGACACCACAGGTCTGGGACTGTACGACACCACAGGTCTGGGACTGTACGACACCACAGGTCTGGGACTGTACGACACCACAGGTCTGGGACTGTACGACACCACAGGCCTGGGACTGTACGACTAGGACTGTACGACACCACAGGTCTGGGACTGTACGACACCACAGGCCTGGGACTGTACGACACCACAGGCCTGGGACTGTACGACACCACAGGCCTGGGACTGTACGACACCACAGGCCTGGGACTGTACGACACCACAGGTCTGGGACTGTACGACACCACAGGCCTGGGACTGTACGACACCACAGGCCTGGGACTGTACGACACCACAGGCCTGGGACTGTACGACACCACAGGCCTGGGACTGTACGACACCACAGGCCTGGGACTGTACGACACCACAGGCCTGGGATTGTACGACACCACAGGGCTGGGACTGTACGACACCACAGGCCTGGGACTACATCCTTTAAACTTGGCatcccggtaccgcttgccatgcggaagcagagagaacagcctatgacttgggtggctggagtctttgacaatttttagggccttcctctgaaaccacctagtatagaggtcctggatggcaggaagcttgaccccagtgaattactgggccgttcgcactaccctctgtagcaccttgcagtcggaggccgagcaggtgccataccaggtggtgatgcaacccgtcaggatgctctcaatggtgcagctgtaaaaccttttgtggatctgaggacccatttcaaatcttttcagtctcctgagggggaacaggttttgtcgtgccctcttcacaactgttttggtgtgtttggaccatatgctagtttgttggtgatgtggacggcaaggaacttgaagctctcaacctgctccaccaccgtcgatgagaatgggggcgtgcttggtcctcattttccttgtagtccatgatcagctcctttgtcttgctgacgttgagggagaggttgttgtcctggcaccacacggcaaGGTCTCTGatttcctccctataggctgtctcgtcgttgtcagtgatcaggcctaccactgttgtgtcatcagcgaacttaatgatggtgatggagtcgtgcctggccgtgcagtcatgagtgaacagggttTTAAGTGTCACTGTAaagtgactctcggttagaagcATTCCATAATTTTGGATTTGTGTGTCCATGAAAACCGTTTTCAcctgtaacataaggagacacaaAATGTTATGTAGTTATGAGATCTTTATACCCAAACTGTCCAACAGCTAGATACCTGGTTCAAGTTCAGTGTCTAATTTAACCGTCAATTTACACTGCCAAAAAATGCAAGTCATGTATTATGTCACACAATTTTGGACAAATCCGTCAAGTTACCAACCATGATAAAAGGTTAAACAAGTTTTAAATCAACTTGTGAATGTTATTGATTATAGCTATGATGTTATTGATTATGATCCTTCATGTAATGACATTAAAACATTGTCAGATTATTATCAATGACTTTTGTCAAGGAAATCCTCACaggtaccctagtttatagaacATATACAGAGCAGAAAGTTTTCTGACCcattcaccttttccacattttgtttatagccttattctaaaattgattaaataattcccccccccatcaatctacaaacattaccccataatgataaagcaaaaacaggtttatattttttttgcacatttttattaaaaataaaactcattattcaggccctttactcagtactttgttgaagcacctttgacagtgattacagtcttgagtcttcttgggtataacgctacaagcttggcagacctttatttgcggagtttctcccattcttctctgcagatccaagttgcacagctattttcaggtctctccagagatgtttgatcgggttcaagtccgggctctggctgggccactcaagaacattcagagacttgtcccaaagccactccagcgttgtcttggttgtgtgtttagggtcgttgtcctgttggaaggtgaacctttcccccagtctaaggtcctgagtgctctggagcaggttttcatcaaggatctctctgtactttgctccgttcatctttccctcgatcctgactagtctcccagtccctgctgttgaacaacatccccacagcatgatgctgctttCACCATGCTTCAAcatggggatggtgccaggtttcctccagatgtgacgcttgacattcaggccaaggagttcaatcttggtttcatcagaccagagaatcttgtttctcatggtctgagagtctttaggtgccttttggtaaactcgaAGCAGGGTGTCATGtccattttactgaggagtagcttccgtctggccactctactataaaggcctgaatggtggagtgctgcagagatggttgtccttctggaaggttctcccatctccacagaggaactctggagctctgtcagtgaccatcaggttcttggtcacctccctgaccaaggcccttccaaatcatgtccaatcagttgaatttacctcaggtggactccaatcatgttgtagaaacatctcaaggatgatcaatggaaacaggatgcacctgagctcaatttagagtctcatagcaaagggtctgaatacttttttatttttaatacatttgcaaaaaaatctaaacctattttcgctttgtcattatggggtattgtgtgtagattgagggggaagaaaacaatttaatccattttagaataaggctgtaacgtaacaaaatgtgggaaatagtcaagcggtatgaatactttctgaatgcactgtattctcTGTATATTATGTTGTCAGTGCCATTCCACCAGGTCAAATTCCTGATCCATGTCAAATGTACTTGTTGATTCTGATTTCTAAAGGAGCGGGGTGGTTGCTACCAGGACAGCCGTAGCATCAACTCAGAGAGCCTCAGTGTCCAGGGAGGGGCCTCAGCCCGTCAGAGCAGCCCAGGAGGTGAGAGGTTTCTGGGCCGCTCCACCAAGGCCAAGGGAGGCGACAGCAGCCAGACCCGGGACTCCTGCGACTTCTCCAACTGCAGCGATGACAACACCGAAGCCGACGACAACACTGAGGAATATAACAGCAACCTGTTTGATATTGTCTGTGAGTCCTCAGCCACGACGGACGAGGATGGAGACGTAGACTACGAGCCTCATCACAGACCCAGGAAGAGGGGACCCCCGGGGGGAATGCCCGGTCCCCAGAGACCAGGCTCTgaggacaggggacagggggACAAGTCAGTGAAGAAGATCAAGCAGGAGACTGCTGAGGACTATTACACAGTACCTAAAGCCCAGCTAGCAGCAGGGGTAGGTACTGACTCTGGCCTGGCCTCTCActcagtctcccagtccccaaAACCTAATAATAACTCTCTGTCCCACCATGCATTGCCACACAAACCCTCCCAGCTGGACGCCGACTGTTTGGTTGGTGGCGTGTCGTCGTCTGTGCTGGGGCGCTCCTTTCCTCACAAACCTCTCCGAGGCTCTATCTCCAGCTCTGTCTCCAAACCTTCCATGATGAGCACTAGTTCTCCCAGACACCAGGACCTGTCCTCGGTGTCGACCCAGGGCCTGAGCACCCTCCCTGGGGCAGGTAGTGAGCTGATGGAGGACCTGCTGAAGCATGGAGGATCCGAGGGGCCGTTGGGGAACCTGACTCCTTCTTCCCCCAGTGGGATGAACCCTGACCTGGACCTCCTGGGAGCAGAGACCAAAGGAGAGGCTACAGGTACagtaaacatctctctctctccctctagctgccctctctccctctagctgccctctctccctctagctgccctctctctccctctagctgccctctctctccctctagctgccctctctccctctagctgccctctctccctctagctgccctctctccctctagctgccctctctccctcctagctgccctctctccctcctagctgccctctctctccctcctagctgccctctctctccctcctagctgccctctctctccctcctagctgccctctctctccctcctagctgccctctctctccctcctagctgccctctctctccctcctagctgccctctctctccctcctagctgccctctctctccctcctagctgccctctctctccctcctagctgccctctctctccctcctagctgccctctctccctctaacttcTCTcgccccccctgtctctctgtctgtgtcaccACACTAGTTCTGCTGTCAAACACAACCAATTCTCACAAAAAGACCCCTCACCATTTCTGAGTGGTATACCTGAGAGCTTAGTGCACCTACCAATTCAAGAGATTACAAATATCTAGAATATAATGTACTGTTACACCTTTTCTATACCGGTGAAAacttgtatctgtctgtctgcagtgtaTTTCAGAGCCCTGTCTTTTCTGTATGTTGTTGTAATATGGCCCATTCCTCAATAGACAATAAGATTTACACTGCTGCATGCTCCATACCTTCCCCCATGTGTTATGATTTTAGAAGACATGACAGCTTCTCTGTGAATCATGTAGGAGGACTCTTAAGGGTGTAACGGTACACGTATGCGTACTGAACCGTTTGGCACGGGGACCTCGGTTCAGTCCGCACTGTGAACTCTAATACCTTtttaaaaacaataaaaatatTGACAAAATAAAAATACTAGGCTTAAAGGCTATGCCTAAACTGTGTGGTAGAGCTGCCCCTCTGTGTGGTAGAGCTGCCCCTCTGTGTGGTAGGGCCTGCCCCTCTGTGTGGTAGGGCCTGCCCCTCTGTGTGGTAGGGCCTGCCCCTCTGTGTGGTAGGGCCTGCCCCTCTGTGTGGTAGAGCTGCCCCTCTGTGTGGTAGGGCCTGCCCCTCTGTGTGGTAGACCTGCCCCTCTGTGTGGTAGACCTGCCCCTCTGTGTGGTAGGGCCTGCCCCTCTGTGTGGTAGGGCCTGCCCCTCTGTGTGGTAGGGCCTGCCCCTCTGTGTGGTAGGGCCTGCCCCTCTGTGTGGTAGAGCTGCCCCTCTGTGTGGTAGGGCCTGCCCCTCTGTGTGGTAGGGCCTGCCCCTCTGTGTGGTAGGGCCTGCCCCTCTGTGTGGTAGGGCCTGCCCCTCTGTGTGGTAGAGCTGCCCCTCTGTGTGGTAGGGCCTGCCCCTCTGTGTGGTAGGCCTGCCCCTCCTGCCCCTCTGTGTGGTAGGGCCTGCCCCTCTGTGTGGTAGGGCCTGCCCCTCTGTGTGGTAGGGCTGCCCCTCTGTGTGGTAGGGCCTGCCCCTCCTGCCCCTCTGTGTGGTAGGGCTGCCCCTTTGTGTGGTAGGGCCTGCCCCTCTGTGTGGTAGCCCTGCCCCTCTGTGTGGTAGGGCCTGCCCCTCTGTGTGGTAGGGCCTGCCCCTCTGTGTGGTAGGGTCTGCCCCTCTGTGTGGTAGGGCCTGCCCCTCTGTGTGGTAGGGCCTGCCCCTCTGTGTGGTAGGGCCTGCCCCTCTGTGTGGTAGGGCCTGCCCCTCTGTGTGGTAGGGCCTGCCCCTCTGTGTGGTAGACCTGCCCCTCTGTGTGGTAGACCTGCCCCTCTGTGTGGCAGGTCTGCCCCTCTGTGTGGTAGGGCTGCCCCTCTGTGTGGTAGGCCTGCCCCTCCTGCCCCTCTGTGTGGTAGGGCCTGCCCCTCTGTGTGGTAGGGCCTGCCCCTCTGTGTGGTAGGGCCTGCCCCTCTGTGTGGTAGGCCTGCCCCTCTGTGTGGTAGGGCCTGCCCCTCTGTGTGGTAGGCCTGCTCCTCAAGTAAATCTGAGCTGGAAAAAAACCCATTTCAGCCTATTTTGTTAAAACAACTAAAGCCTATGTGCACGTTAATCAAAATTTAAAATCTTAATTAGCACATTTCAAACTGTCCTTTTTCTGAGGCGCAGCCAGGAACTATTTCTGTACGATGGCGAGTGGTGGGGTCGATTTTTAAACAGGAAATGGAGGATCATCCGGCGTTTAAATCTCCATTTGGGGAACATTTTGACTTCCCAGTAGATTTATAACTGTGATAGTGAATTGTGGCTAAAACGTTAACAGTATGTCGCCACGCTCAACAAGAATAGTCTTTGCAGCTGCCAACACCTCATATGTTGACACATTTACTCAGACATTACCCCAGTATACCAGAGCAAGAGGAAACCAAAGAAACACATCTTCTTCCTTCTGCATTCAAGCAGCTCATTCTGACCGGACCAAAGAAATTACAAGTGATAGGTAGGCtatgcgtatatatatatatatatatatatatatatatatatatatatatatatatttatatttatagtCTTTTGGTTTATAGCCGCTTATATGCGCCCATTCTTGGTGGTTGAGAATAGGCGGTTTCAGGCAGCACCTCGTGAAAGTTCTTCGAGCCACATTACAGACTTCGCACTTGCACCCGTTTCAGTAAACGGGTAGTTACCCGCTCTATATAAGCAAGCCAaaagttttcgatgaattgagcTTACTTAAGTGACAGCCCGTCACATTACCCCGGGGTGGGAGGTGCAGCCCGTCACATTACCCCGGGGTGGGAGGTGCAGCCCATCACATTACCCCGGGGTGGGAGGTGCAGCCCATCACATTACCCCGGGGTGGGAGGTGTACCGTGCTACAGACACATTACCCCGGGGTGGGAGGTGCAGCCCATCACATTACCCCGGGGTGGGAGGTGCAGCCCGTCACATTACCCCGGGGTGGGGGGTGCAGCCCGTCACATTACCCCGGGGTGGGGGGTGCAGCCAGTCACATTACCCCGGGGTGGGAGGTGTACCGTGCTACAGACACATTACCCCGGGGTGGGGGGGTGCAGCCCGTCACATTACCCCGGGGTGGGAGGTGCAGCCCATCACATTACCCCGGGGTGGGGGGTGCAGCCCGTCACATTACCCCGGGGTGGGGGGTGCAGCCCGTCACATTACCCACGGGGTGGGAGGTGCAGCCCATCACATTACCCCGGGGTGGGAGGTGTACCGTGCTACAGACACATTACCCCGGGGTGGGAGGTGCAGCCCGTCACATTACCCCGGGGTGGGGGGTGCAGCCCGTCACATTACCCCGGGGTGGGAGGTGTACCGTGCTACAGACACATTACCCCGGGGTGGGAGGTGCAGCCCATCACATTACCCCGGGGTGGGAGGTGTGCCGTGCTACAGACACATTACCCCGGGGTGGGAGGTGTGCCGTGCTACAGACACAACTCCTTTTATTCGTCACAAGTGGGCGTCTGGCACTGAAGGAAGTAGTGTCGTGGTGCGTTCGTAACCAAggaagtgggaatttaccacatacgactgggaAAGATCCAGTTGAACGTCCCTCCAAGTGGTTATTACTATACACACTTCTCCCACATGGTGAcctcacctactaaggaaatggCTTCTAAAACAGCATTTTCGGGGCAGTTAAATGCAACATAACATTATATATAAAAAGCTATTTATTGTGGTTTTTGAACTCCTATAATTTGTTTACAATCATAATAgttgtacttttagtttatggttgacacAGCTTGTTGGCATTTCTCAACGAGTTCAAATCACATGA is a window from the Salmo trutta chromosome 23, fSalTru1.1, whole genome shotgun sequence genome containing:
- the LOC115160187 gene encoding uncharacterized protein KIAA1958 isoform X4, which codes for MEDCLHTSSENLSKLVRWAHSHGTICALIPNLKHLLTEGSHGTLTAMWGCSAGHAYHWPLPATCKTGQKERGGCYQDSRSINSESLSVQGGASARQSSPGGERFLGRSTKAKGGDSSQTRDSCDFSNCSDDNTEADDNTEEYNSNLFDIVCESSATTDEDGDVDYEPHHRPRKRGPPGGMPGPQRPGSEDRGQGDKSVKKIKQETAEDYYTVPKAQLAAGVGTDSGLASHSVSQSPKPNNNSLSHHALPHKPSQLDADCLVGGVSSSVLGRSFPHKPLRGSISSSVSKPSMMSTSSPRHQDLSSVSTQGLSTLPGAGSELMEDLLKHGGSEGPLGNLTPSSPSGMNPDLDLLGAETKGEATVGPALCEIERLRALLSVERSRSEQMGETISSLKQDKELLQQELTKKAELICDFLQDQLRPEKRRGLSSSQMELGTGSSSHMGVGFPDEGVAFDNPALFDSFEEVELHRVMKSSKRSRDGENTRVRMKNVVGVIARYMAALQEFRRSVSMKVAFDRVGVDRNTISRTAAIAELSLAAPEVFHALPPWDEKEETLAHYAHRCRQAMDDTIRAKIKTMKTKGELLPIVSK
- the LOC115160187 gene encoding uncharacterized protein KIAA1958 isoform X1; this encodes MEDCLHTSSENLSKLVRWAHSHGTICALIPNLKHLLTEGSHGTLTAMWGCSAGHAYHWPLPATCKTGQKERGGCYQDSRSINSESLSVQGGASARQSSPGGERFLGRSTKAKGGDSSQTRDSCDFSNCSDDNTEADDNTEEYNSNLFDIVCESSATTDEDGDVDYEPHHRPRKRGPPGGMPGPQRPGSEDRGQGDKSVKKIKQETAEDYYTVPKAQLAAGVGTDSGLASHSVSQSPKPNNNSLSHHALPHKPSQLDADCLVGGVSSSVLGRSFPHKPLRGSISSSVSKPSMMSTSSPRHQDLSSVSTQGLSTLPGAGSELMEDLLKHGGSEGPLGNLTPSSPSGMNPDLDLLGAETKGEATDRFWPTSSSLTSDPTEERRRVEEFVASIDLGQLQSLQTVIHQVLSFREKKTERGEDWRTGREEERRTEDWRTETWQFHEARAPSHYPQPHIHQPNSHQQQTQSHLETHQPQLQPQPEPTRWRGRHREQMQGQQQLYPGSGVLLSSLQLAAMFQEARGNCMRLFHLLFEHFFTEEDLIGAVAFGRRGKVPDGKKILDRRTVDAIIAYVLHCSALDGWTSVESSKLKKACINKCRLRMCQKRIITCPGDFPQVRI
- the LOC115160187 gene encoding uncharacterized protein KIAA1958 isoform X3, giving the protein MEDCLHTSSENLSKLVRWAHSHGTICALIPNLKHLLTEGSHGTLTAMWGCSAGHAYHWPLPATCKTGQKERGGCYQDSRSINSESLSVQGGASARQSSPGGERFLGRSTKAKGGDSSQTRDSCDFSNCSDDNTEADDNTEEYNSNLFDIVCESSATTDEDGDVDYEPHHRPRKRGPPGGMPGPQRPGSEDRGQGDKSVKKIKQETAEDYYTVPKAQLAAGVGTDSGLASHSVSQSPKPNNNSLSHHALPHKPSQLDADCLVGGVSSSVLGRSFPHKPLRGSISSSVSKPSMMSTSSPRHQDLSSVSTQGLSTLPGAGSELMEDLLKHGGSEGPLGNLTPSSPSGMNPDLDLLGAETKGEATVGPALCEIERLRALLSVERSRSEQMGETISSLKQDKELLQQELTKKAELICDFLQDQLRPGMLLLRPEKRRGLSSSQMELGTGSSSHMGVGFPDEGVAFDNPALFDSFEEVELHRVMKSSKRSRDGENTRVRMKNVVGVIARYMAALQEFRRSVSMKVAFDRVGVDRNTISRTAAIAELSLAAPEVFHALPPWDEKEETLAHYAHRCRQAMDDTIRAKIKTMKTKGELLPIVSK
- the LOC115160187 gene encoding uncharacterized protein KIAA1958 isoform X2, coding for MEDCLHTSSENLSKLVRWAHSHGTICALIPNLKHLLTEGSHGTLTAMWGCSAGHAYHWPLPATCKTGQKERGGCYQDSRSINSESLSVQGGASARQSSPGGERFLGRSTKAKGGDSSQTRDSCDFSNCSDDNTEADDNTEEYNSNLFDIVCESSATTDEDGDVDYEPHHRPRKRGPPGGMPGPQRPGSEDRGQGDKSVKKIKQETAEDYYTVPKAQLAAGVGTDSGLASHSVSQSPKPNNNSLSHHALPHKPSQLDADCLVGGVSSSVLGRSFPHKPLRGSISSSVSKPSMMSTSSPRHQDLSSVSTQGLSTLPGAGSELMEDLLKHGGSEGPLGNLTPSSPSGMNPDLDLLGAETKGEATDRFWPTSSSLTSDPTEERRRVEEFVASIDLGQLQSLQTVIHQVLSFREKKTERGEDWRTGREEERRTEDWRTETWQFHEARAPSHYPQPHIHQPNSHQQQTQSHLETHQPQLQPQPEPTRWRGRHREQMQGQQQLYPGSGVLLSSLQLAAMFQEARGNCMRLFHLLFEHFFTEEDLIGAVAFGRRGKVPDGKKILDRRTVDAIIAYVLHCSALDGWTSVESSKLKKACINKCRLRMCQKRIITCPGDFPQVRV